Proteins encoded together in one Thermophilibacter immobilis window:
- a CDS encoding methionyl aminopeptidase has protein sequence MYDNEPVPGRNDVCWCGSGRKYKKCHEATDERLERLHSQGHEVLPRRLLKTPADIAGIKHSAEVNIGVLDYVGEHIKAGVTTAEVDRWVHDYTVEHGSVPADLGYEGFPNSECTSVNNVVCHGIPNEDEVLKDGDIINVDCSTIRDGYFSDSSRMFCIGEVGDERRRLVEVTYEAVRRGLAAVKPWGYLGDMSHAVQSCVEEAGFSVVREFGGHGIGLEFHEDPFVGFVGEPGEGVVLVPGMCFTIEPMVNAGAPDIDMTDPNGWTVRTKDGSDTAQWEVQLVVTETGYELLSW, from the coding sequence ATGTATGACAATGAACCGGTCCCCGGCCGCAACGACGTGTGCTGGTGCGGAAGCGGCAGGAAGTACAAGAAGTGCCACGAGGCCACCGACGAGCGGCTCGAGCGGCTCCACAGCCAGGGCCACGAGGTCCTGCCGCGCAGGCTGCTCAAGACGCCCGCCGACATCGCGGGCATCAAGCACAGCGCCGAGGTGAACATCGGCGTCCTGGACTACGTGGGAGAGCACATCAAGGCCGGCGTCACCACCGCCGAGGTCGACCGCTGGGTGCACGACTACACGGTCGAGCATGGCTCCGTCCCCGCGGACCTAGGCTACGAGGGCTTCCCCAACAGCGAGTGCACCTCGGTCAACAACGTGGTCTGCCACGGCATCCCCAACGAGGACGAGGTCTTGAAGGACGGTGACATCATCAACGTCGACTGCTCGACGATCCGTGACGGCTACTTCTCTGACTCCTCGCGCATGTTCTGCATCGGCGAGGTGGGCGACGAGCGCCGCCGGCTCGTCGAGGTGACGTACGAGGCGGTCAGGCGCGGCCTTGCGGCCGTCAAGCCCTGGGGCTACCTCGGAGACATGTCCCATGCGGTCCAGAGCTGCGTGGAGGAGGCCGGCTTCTCGGTCGTGCGCGAGTTCGGCGGCCACGGCATCGGCCTCGAGTTCCACGAGGACCCGTTCGTGGGCTTCGTGGGCGAGCCGGGGGAGGGCGTCGTGCTCGTGCCCGGCATGTGCTTCACAATCGAGCCCATGGTCAACGCCGGCGCGCCCGACATCGACATGACGGACCCCAACGGGTGGACTGTCCGCACCAAGGACGGCTCCGACACGGCTCAGTGGGAGGTTCAACTCGTGGTTACCGAGACGGGCTACGAGCTTCTGAGCTGGTAG
- a CDS encoding phosphoenolpyruvate carboxylase, producing MDAAKQTLSGVDVPESIGENMALFLRLVRKVLEECDPEMRSTFDVLLADAIEANSEEAVSSGRDREAFERLEATIDDLSQDRSTMLMRAFVAYFHLANICEEEYRTSSLRARESAVPTTAEADPINDLTVAYRQLVDECGRGKAIALLNRLEFHPVFTAHPTEARRKAVEGKINRIAGLLGERRSLGAISLAENERRLTQEIEALIRTSPIAHKKPTPVEESETIIDIFDHTLFEMIPEVYRRFDDWELGDKAGSVPPVCPAFFHPGSWIGSDRDGNPNVTAKVSRQVAEKYRVHVLQVLAEATRAVGRNLTLDTISTTPSDQLVNLWDHQREMSEALTKRAAGISTREMHRATMLVIAERLEATVARTADVMYPSVDEYLDDLRVVQLSLAKAGAVRTAYGPVQRLIWQAESFGFHLVEMEFRQHSLVHTRALADIHEHGARGERGPLDPMTREVLDTFRAIGQIQRRNGVDAARRYIISFSKSAQNVADVYELAHLAFAHEQDVPTLDVIPLFEQVEDLEGAVGTLDEMIKLPDVQRRLSETGRRLEVMLGYSDSSKDAGPTSATLVLHAAQAAIAQWAEENSIDLILMHGRGGAVGRGGGPANRAVLSQPKGSVNCRFKLTEQGEVIFARYGNPTLARRHVESVAGATLLQSAPSIEWVNTESTDKYAELADELDRTSRERYLDLLNTKGFAGWFSTVTPLTEVGLMPIGSRPAKRGLGAKSLDDLRTIPWIFSWAQARINLAAWYGLGTACERLDDLDKLREAYREWPLFTTFIDNIEMSLSKTDERIGRLYLALGDREDLSQKVVDEMGLTRRWVLAIVGDEWPLQHRRVLGPVIRMRLPFVNVLSMTQVQTLKLLRTTGDKLTPEERERFIYLILCTVSGVAAGLQNTG from the coding sequence ATGGACGCCGCGAAGCAGACGCTCTCGGGCGTCGACGTCCCCGAGAGCATCGGGGAGAACATGGCGCTCTTCCTGAGGCTCGTGCGCAAGGTGCTCGAGGAGTGCGACCCCGAAATGCGCTCCACCTTTGACGTCCTGCTCGCCGACGCCATCGAGGCCAACTCCGAGGAGGCCGTGAGCAGCGGACGGGACCGCGAGGCCTTCGAGCGCCTCGAGGCCACGATCGATGACCTCTCGCAGGATCGCTCCACGATGCTCATGCGCGCCTTCGTGGCCTACTTCCACCTCGCCAACATCTGCGAGGAGGAGTACCGCACTTCGTCTCTGCGCGCCCGGGAGAGTGCCGTGCCCACCACGGCCGAGGCCGACCCCATCAACGACCTCACCGTGGCCTACCGCCAGCTCGTCGACGAGTGCGGGCGCGGTAAGGCCATCGCGCTGCTCAACCGCCTGGAGTTCCACCCGGTCTTCACCGCCCACCCCACCGAGGCGCGCCGCAAGGCCGTCGAGGGCAAGATCAATCGCATCGCGGGCCTGCTCGGCGAGCGCCGGAGCCTGGGTGCCATCTCCCTGGCCGAGAACGAGCGCCGCCTGACCCAGGAGATCGAGGCGCTCATCCGCACCTCGCCGATAGCGCACAAGAAGCCGACCCCCGTCGAGGAGTCCGAGACCATCATCGACATCTTCGACCACACCCTCTTCGAGATGATTCCCGAGGTCTACCGCCGCTTCGACGACTGGGAGCTCGGCGACAAGGCCGGCAGCGTCCCGCCCGTCTGCCCCGCGTTCTTCCACCCCGGCAGCTGGATTGGCTCGGACCGCGACGGCAACCCCAACGTCACCGCCAAGGTGAGCCGTCAGGTGGCCGAGAAGTACCGCGTGCACGTGCTGCAGGTCTTGGCCGAGGCCACCCGCGCCGTGGGCAGAAACCTCACGCTCGACACCATCTCGACGACCCCCTCCGACCAGCTCGTGAACCTCTGGGACCACCAGCGCGAGATGAGCGAGGCCCTGACCAAGCGCGCGGCCGGAATCTCGACCCGCGAGATGCACCGCGCCACGATGCTCGTCATCGCCGAGCGCCTCGAGGCCACGGTCGCCCGCACGGCCGACGTCATGTACCCCTCGGTCGACGAGTACCTCGACGACCTGCGCGTCGTCCAGCTCTCGCTTGCTAAGGCGGGCGCGGTGCGCACGGCCTACGGCCCCGTGCAGCGCCTCATCTGGCAGGCCGAGTCCTTTGGCTTCCACCTCGTGGAGATGGAGTTCCGCCAGCACTCGCTCGTGCACACTCGGGCGCTGGCCGACATCCACGAGCACGGCGCCCGCGGCGAGCGCGGCCCGCTCGACCCGATGACGCGCGAGGTGCTCGACACCTTCCGCGCGATCGGCCAGATCCAGCGCAGGAACGGCGTAGACGCCGCGCGGCGCTACATCATCTCGTTCTCCAAGTCGGCCCAGAACGTCGCCGACGTCTACGAGCTGGCGCACCTCGCCTTCGCCCACGAGCAAGACGTCCCCACACTCGACGTGATCCCCCTGTTCGAGCAGGTCGAGGACCTCGAGGGGGCCGTGGGTACCCTCGACGAGATGATCAAGCTCCCCGACGTGCAGCGCCGCCTGTCCGAGACGGGCCGCCGGCTCGAGGTCATGCTCGGCTACTCCGACTCCTCCAAGGACGCCGGTCCCACCTCGGCCACGCTCGTCCTGCACGCCGCCCAGGCCGCCATCGCGCAGTGGGCCGAGGAGAACAGCATCGACCTCATCCTCATGCACGGCCGCGGCGGCGCGGTGGGCCGCGGCGGCGGCCCCGCCAACCGCGCGGTTCTCTCGCAGCCCAAGGGCTCGGTCAACTGCCGCTTCAAGCTCACCGAGCAGGGCGAGGTCATCTTCGCGCGCTACGGCAACCCCACGCTGGCCCGTCGTCACGTGGAGTCCGTCGCCGGGGCCACGCTCCTGCAGAGCGCCCCGTCGATCGAGTGGGTCAACACCGAGTCCACGGACAAGTACGCCGAGCTCGCCGACGAGCTCGACCGCACCTCGCGCGAGCGCTACCTCGACCTGCTCAACACCAAGGGCTTCGCCGGGTGGTTCTCCACGGTCACGCCCCTGACCGAGGTCGGCCTCATGCCCATAGGCTCGCGCCCCGCCAAGCGCGGCCTGGGCGCCAAGTCCCTCGACGACCTGCGCACGATTCCGTGGATCTTCTCGTGGGCGCAGGCGCGCATCAACCTCGCCGCCTGGTACGGCCTGGGCACGGCGTGCGAGAGGCTGGACGACCTCGACAAGCTCCGCGAGGCGTACCGCGAGTGGCCGCTCTTCACGACCTTCATCGACAACATCGAGATGTCGCTCTCCAAGACCGACGAGCGCATCGGCAGGCTCTACCTGGCGCTCGGCGACCGCGAGGATCTCTCGCAGAAGGTCGTCGACGAGATGGGCCTCACGCGGCGCTGGGTGCTCGCCATCGTGGGCGACGAGTGGCCGCTGCAGCACCGTCGCGTGCTCGGGCCCGTCATCCGCATGCGCCTGCCCTTTGTCAACGTGCTCTCGATGACGCAGGTGCAGACCCTCAAGCTCCTGCGCACCACGGGCGACAAGCTCACCCCCGAGGAGCGCGAGCGCTTCATCTACCTCATCTTGTGCACCGTCTCCGGCGTCGCCGCCGGTCTACAGAACACGGGCTGA
- a CDS encoding lipopolysaccharide biosynthesis protein — MGENPLKKIRGLRDRRASRSDATQGTDQAPLTPRYGVEARRPRRGRAARAEKTRRPGLLARVVNGWWNRLIGAVFGGRLSDETEQYLAHQTTRDYVCNTLGQTAWGALFPLLTLVCTWFVGAEQAGLFSMAFTVGTLLLFLANYGVRTYQVSDLDEMRSFLDYQVNRLITCALAFALGWLWCRVRGYDALMFSTCMGVVVFRCADGLADVYEGRLQQRDKLYLAGLSQTVRCVLGFVAFTMVLLITRDLALACIALAAGAVASLVLLSLPLAYFETERSLPLSLPGVGELFRECFPLFAALFFYNLIDSMPKFAMEGALSYDNQLYYSAMFFPANSILMIAGFVYKPQLVRLARIWDDPDKHKRFDLLVLAMLAAIALITVVVAVFMGWLGIPLLSLMYGIDFEQFRSLTYVMVAAGGICACIDFVYQIITVLRAQRQVMRLYLVALAFSVPVALLLVNFAELSGAVVASLVSMAILFVLLVSEYATIRRRLERGY, encoded by the coding sequence ATGGGAGAAAATCCCCTCAAGAAGATCAGGGGCCTCAGGGACCGAAGGGCCAGCCGCAGCGATGCGACGCAGGGCACCGATCAGGCGCCGCTCACGCCGCGCTACGGCGTCGAGGCCCGCCGTCCGAGGAGGGGCAGGGCCGCGCGCGCCGAGAAGACCCGGCGGCCGGGTCTTCTCGCGCGCGTGGTGAACGGCTGGTGGAACCGGCTCATCGGTGCCGTCTTTGGCGGGCGCCTCTCCGACGAGACCGAGCAGTATCTCGCGCACCAGACCACGCGCGACTACGTTTGCAACACCCTGGGGCAGACCGCCTGGGGAGCCCTCTTCCCGCTGCTCACCCTCGTGTGCACCTGGTTCGTGGGCGCCGAGCAGGCCGGGCTCTTCTCGATGGCGTTCACGGTAGGCACGCTGCTCCTGTTCCTTGCCAACTACGGTGTGCGCACCTACCAGGTCTCGGACCTCGACGAGATGCGCTCCTTCCTGGACTACCAGGTCAATCGCCTGATCACCTGTGCGCTCGCCTTCGCGCTCGGCTGGCTGTGGTGCCGCGTGCGCGGCTACGACGCCCTGATGTTCTCGACCTGCATGGGCGTGGTCGTCTTTCGCTGCGCGGACGGCCTCGCCGACGTCTACGAGGGCCGCCTGCAGCAGAGGGACAAGCTCTACCTCGCGGGGCTCTCGCAGACCGTGCGCTGCGTCCTGGGATTCGTCGCCTTCACCATGGTGCTCCTGATCACGCGCGACCTCGCCCTGGCGTGCATCGCCCTGGCGGCGGGGGCCGTGGCGTCGCTCGTCCTGCTCAGCCTGCCCCTCGCCTACTTCGAGACCGAGCGCAGCCTGCCGCTCAGCCTCCCCGGCGTGGGGGAGCTCTTCCGCGAGTGCTTCCCGCTGTTCGCGGCGCTGTTTTTCTACAACCTCATCGACTCCATGCCCAAGTTCGCCATGGAGGGGGCCCTGTCCTACGACAACCAGCTCTACTACAGCGCCATGTTCTTCCCTGCGAACTCGATCCTCATGATCGCCGGCTTCGTGTACAAGCCGCAGCTCGTGCGCCTCGCGCGCATCTGGGACGACCCCGACAAGCACAAGCGCTTCGACCTTCTGGTCCTGGCCATGCTCGCCGCGATCGCGCTCATCACGGTGGTCGTGGCCGTCTTCATGGGCTGGTTGGGGATTCCCCTGCTCAGCCTCATGTACGGCATCGACTTCGAGCAGTTCAGGAGCCTGACCTACGTGATGGTGGCCGCGGGCGGCATCTGCGCGTGCATCGACTTCGTCTACCAGATCATCACCGTGCTGCGCGCCCAGAGGCAGGTCATGCGGCTCTATCTGGTCGCTCTGGCGTTCAGCGTGCCGGTGGCGCTCCTGCTGGTCAACTTTGCGGAGCTCTCCGGGGCCGTGGTGGCCAGCCTCGTCTCGATGGCGATTCTCTTCGTGCTGCTCGTGAGCGAGTACGCCACCATCAGGCGACGCCTGGAGCGCGGCTACTAG
- a CDS encoding chloride channel protein produces MRERVERVARSYGSVALLGAVGVPIGVAVGAVDAVFGRTLLAIGDLRATHPALIVCLPAAGALIAWAYLRLGKNTGRGMGLVFDVGHGHEDAIPLRLVPLIMGGTWLTHLCGGSAGREGVAVQIGATLSHWVGQHLPLKNPGNTFLVVGMAAGFAGLFGTPLAATLFALEVLVAGRLEYRALLPSLVAALAASTTSGALGLAKFEVALSAPLTLDAGTLACLLVLGVAFGVVGGGFAWLLGGAKRILGARLENPIVRIVSVGAAVAVCLLALGQGRYAGLGTNLIAASFAEEGSGVLAWDWLLKLALTIATLAAGFQGGEVTPLFAIGATLGATLARPLGMDAGLVAALGYAAVFGSATNTLLAPILIGGEVFGFAYLPAFFLVCSVAYLFNQDKSIYALQERMGSHVSVRK; encoded by the coding sequence ATGCGCGAGAGGGTCGAGCGAGTCGCAAGGTCATACGGGAGCGTGGCCCTTCTCGGCGCGGTGGGCGTGCCCATCGGCGTGGCCGTGGGCGCCGTCGACGCCGTCTTCGGGCGGACGCTGCTCGCCATCGGCGACCTGCGCGCGACGCATCCCGCCCTCATCGTCTGCCTCCCCGCCGCGGGCGCCCTCATAGCCTGGGCCTACCTGCGCCTGGGCAAGAACACCGGGCGCGGCATGGGGCTCGTCTTCGACGTGGGACACGGGCACGAGGACGCCATCCCCCTGAGGCTCGTCCCCCTCATCATGGGCGGGACCTGGCTCACGCACCTGTGCGGCGGCAGCGCCGGACGCGAGGGCGTGGCGGTCCAGATCGGTGCGACGCTCTCGCACTGGGTCGGGCAGCACCTGCCCCTCAAGAATCCCGGGAACACCTTCCTCGTGGTGGGCATGGCAGCCGGCTTCGCGGGGCTCTTCGGGACGCCGCTCGCCGCCACGCTCTTCGCGCTCGAGGTGCTCGTGGCCGGACGCCTGGAGTATCGGGCTCTTCTCCCCTCCCTCGTGGCGGCGCTGGCCGCGAGCACGACGTCAGGCGCGCTGGGGCTCGCGAAGTTCGAGGTGGCGCTCAGCGCCCCACTCACGCTTGACGCGGGCACGCTCGCATGCCTCCTTGTTCTGGGCGTGGCCTTTGGCGTGGTGGGCGGCGGCTTTGCCTGGCTGCTTGGGGGTGCCAAGCGCATCCTGGGCGCGCGCCTCGAGAACCCCATCGTCCGCATCGTCAGCGTGGGTGCCGCCGTAGCCGTGTGCCTGCTCGCGCTCGGGCAGGGGCGCTACGCCGGGCTGGGAACGAACCTCATCGCCGCGAGCTTTGCCGAGGAAGGCTCGGGCGTCCTGGCGTGGGACTGGCTCCTGAAGCTCGCGCTCACGATAGCCACCCTGGCCGCAGGCTTTCAAGGCGGCGAGGTCACGCCACTGTTCGCCATCGGCGCGACCCTCGGGGCAACGCTCGCGAGGCCTCTGGGGATGGACGCGGGCCTCGTGGCCGCGCTCGGCTACGCGGCCGTCTTTGGCAGCGCGACGAACACCCTGCTCGCCCCCATCCTCATCGGCGGCGAGGTCTTCGGTTTCGCGTACCTGCCTGCGTTCTTCCTGGTCTGCTCCGTGGCCTACCTCTTCAACCAGGACAAGTCCATCTACGCGCTGCAGGAGCGCATGGGAAGCCACGTGTCCGTACGGAAGTAA
- a CDS encoding DNA recombination protein RmuC, with protein MGVVLLVRTVIAIAAVVVITVVVTRHFLAGGSRSDEAVAASLAQLRADVERLAAGQARLAESLERLGRAQVDGAAATRTSLDAVSRQMAGVAGRMDQLRQDVAGQLMTSRDSLDKRLEVVGQTVSTQLEAIRTDNGAQLERMRRTVDERLTKTLGDRLSASFSTINTQLEAVDRGLGEMRGLASGVGDLKKVLANVKTRGTLGEVQLGAILSEVLAPEQYSAQVVVKPGSSERVDFAVRLPVDQGKPVLLPLDAKFPGDAYAALRDAVDAGDAASVEAARARLERRIKDEAKSISEKYLSVPDTTNFAVMFLPFEGLYAEVVSMPGLVECLQRDYRVNVAGPSTMAALLNSLQLSYQTFRLQRRTDEVLRTLQAVKAELPRYQEALRRAKKQIDTAGNTVDSIITTRTNAMERRLRGIDLGDADAPEVAGELGQDDVDGDEDDKPLG; from the coding sequence ATGGGGGTCGTGCTGCTCGTCCGGACCGTCATCGCCATCGCGGCGGTGGTCGTGATCACGGTGGTCGTCACCAGGCACTTCTTGGCCGGAGGATCAAGGTCAGACGAGGCGGTCGCCGCCTCGCTCGCCCAGCTGCGCGCCGACGTGGAGCGCCTCGCGGCTGGGCAGGCGCGTCTGGCAGAGTCGCTCGAGCGCCTCGGTCGCGCTCAGGTTGACGGCGCGGCGGCCACGAGGACCTCCCTGGACGCCGTCTCTCGGCAGATGGCGGGCGTGGCGGGGCGCATGGACCAGCTGCGCCAGGACGTCGCGGGACAGCTCATGACCAGTCGCGACTCCCTCGACAAGCGCCTCGAAGTGGTGGGCCAGACGGTCTCCACGCAGCTCGAGGCCATCAGGACGGACAACGGGGCCCAGCTCGAGCGCATGCGGCGCACCGTGGACGAGCGCCTCACCAAGACGCTGGGCGATAGGCTCTCCGCGTCCTTCTCGACCATCAACACTCAGCTCGAGGCCGTCGACCGCGGGCTCGGGGAGATGCGCGGTCTGGCCAGCGGCGTCGGTGACCTCAAGAAGGTCCTGGCCAACGTGAAGACTCGCGGCACCCTGGGCGAGGTCCAGCTCGGCGCCATCCTCTCCGAGGTGCTCGCGCCCGAGCAGTACAGCGCGCAGGTCGTCGTCAAGCCGGGAAGCTCGGAGCGCGTGGACTTCGCCGTGAGGCTGCCCGTGGATCAGGGGAAGCCAGTCCTGCTGCCCCTCGACGCCAAGTTTCCGGGGGACGCGTACGCAGCCCTGCGCGACGCCGTGGACGCGGGCGACGCCGCCAGCGTGGAGGCCGCGCGTGCCCGCCTGGAGCGTCGCATCAAGGACGAGGCCAAGAGCATCTCCGAGAAGTACCTCTCGGTTCCCGACACCACCAACTTCGCCGTGATGTTTCTGCCCTTCGAGGGGCTCTACGCCGAAGTGGTGAGCATGCCGGGGCTGGTGGAGTGCCTGCAGCGTGACTATCGCGTGAACGTGGCGGGACCTTCCACCATGGCGGCCCTGCTCAACAGCTTGCAGCTCAGCTACCAGACCTTCAGGCTTCAGCGACGCACCGACGAGGTCCTGCGCACCCTGCAGGCCGTCAAGGCGGAGCTCCCTAGGTACCAGGAGGCCCTGCGGCGCGCCAAGAAGCAGATCGACACGGCGGGCAACACGGTCGACAGCATCATCACCACGCGCACCAACGCGATGGAGCGCCGGCTTCGGGGCATCGACCTCGGCGACGCGGACGCCCCCGAGGTCGCGGGCGAGCTCGGACAGGATGACGTGGACGGCGACGAAGACGATAAGCCCCTCGGCTAG
- a CDS encoding ABC transporter ATP-binding protein, with protein MGTVFQNPRSQSFNVDTTSELAFACENRGMPVDQIKGCLEATVNRFGLADLMGRSIFKLSGKERQKIACGSVDAAHPEAILLDEPSANLDYDATLQLRELIRTWKSLGKTILAAEPTGRWSP; from the coding sequence ATGGGGACCGTCTTCCAAAACCCGCGCTCGCAGTCCTTCAACGTGGACACCACAAGCGAGCTGGCCTTTGCCTGCGAGAATCGGGGCATGCCGGTGGACCAGATCAAGGGGTGCCTCGAGGCGACGGTGAACCGCTTCGGGCTTGCCGACCTCATGGGTCGCAGCATCTTCAAGCTCTCGGGCAAAGAGAGGCAAAAGATCGCCTGCGGCTCCGTAGACGCGGCGCATCCGGAGGCCATCCTGCTCGACGAGCCCTCGGCCAACCTGGACTACGACGCGACCCTGCAGCTGCGCGAGCTGATAAGGACGTGGAAGAGCCTGGGCAAGACCATCCTCGCTGCGGAGCCGACCGGCAGATGGTCGCCGTGA
- a CDS encoding MBL fold metallo-hydrolase gives MTDPIQVDELDHGVFALSDPLGCRSYLVVGERRAALVDTMSGVGDVRAVAKALAGGQPVDVLLTYRHPDHASGAYRFERVAMTAGEDGHWEETEKNASAFCVAALDGGLIETANVWPVRPQRRPRVTHVGEKDRLDLGGLSLTRVLLPGHTNASAGYLCPERAVLFSGDAVRPIMCLRFEESLPLSAWRRALAKMEGLDFERFYTGHHAHAFCKADLASFDKAARFAQGARGFAWQHGIVDSWTGICHLCPCKTYDAGSPDFRAVITAPGERSARLARVPY, from the coding sequence ATGACGGATCCCATTCAAGTGGACGAGCTCGACCACGGCGTCTTTGCCCTGTCCGACCCGCTGGGCTGTCGCTCCTACCTTGTGGTAGGAGAGCGCCGCGCCGCGCTTGTGGACACCATGTCCGGGGTCGGTGACGTGCGCGCGGTAGCCAAGGCACTCGCAGGAGGCCAGCCCGTGGACGTGCTCCTCACGTACCGACACCCGGACCACGCCTCGGGCGCCTATCGCTTCGAGCGCGTGGCGATGACGGCTGGCGAGGACGGCCACTGGGAAGAGACGGAGAAGAACGCGTCGGCGTTTTGTGTCGCGGCCCTCGACGGTGGACTTATCGAGACGGCAAACGTCTGGCCCGTACGTCCGCAGAGGCGGCCGAGGGTGACCCATGTGGGGGAGAAAGACCGTCTCGACCTCGGGGGCCTGAGCCTCACGCGCGTCCTTCTCCCCGGGCACACGAATGCGTCGGCGGGCTACCTCTGCCCCGAGCGGGCCGTCCTGTTCTCGGGCGATGCCGTTAGGCCCATCATGTGCCTGCGCTTCGAGGAGAGCCTGCCCCTCTCGGCGTGGCGTCGCGCGCTGGCAAAGATGGAGGGGCTCGACTTCGAACGCTTCTACACGGGTCATCACGCGCACGCGTTTTGCAAGGCCGACCTCGCGAGCTTCGACAAGGCGGCGCGCTTTGCCCAGGGCGCCCGGGGCTTTGCGTGGCAGCACGGCATCGTGGACAGCTGGACCGGCATCTGCCACCTGTGCCCCTGCAAAACCTATGACGCGGGCAGCCCCGACTTTCGCGCCGTCATCACAGCGCCCGGCGAGCGAAGCGCGCGCCTCGCTCGCGTGCCATACTAG
- a CDS encoding holo-ACP synthase encodes MIRGVGVDTVDVVEMERLCADAQGAFVTHTFTVAERAQAFARHRPCERLAGKFAVKEAVFKALAPLTRGGFDLRLVETLEDANGCPHVTTTGPLADVLDEAGASELLVSITNECGLATAFVIAQ; translated from the coding sequence ATGATCAGGGGAGTCGGCGTCGACACCGTGGACGTGGTCGAGATGGAGCGCCTCTGCGCGGACGCGCAGGGTGCCTTCGTGACGCATACGTTCACGGTCGCCGAGCGCGCGCAGGCGTTCGCGCGGCACCGTCCTTGCGAGCGTCTGGCTGGCAAATTCGCTGTCAAGGAGGCCGTGTTCAAGGCGCTCGCGCCCCTCACACGGGGTGGCTTCGACCTGCGCCTGGTCGAGACGCTCGAGGATGCGAACGGCTGCCCGCACGTCACGACCACGGGACCTCTCGCAGACGTGCTCGATGAGGCGGGTGCGAGCGAGCTGTTGGTCTCCATCACCAACGAATGCGGGCTCGCCACGGCCTTCGTGATCGCCCAGTAG
- a CDS encoding FAD-dependent oxidoreductase — MKQLGTDVVVVAAGLSGLAASVAAAESGARVLTLEKSSTTGGAANMGMGPAAAGSPVQKASMIEVTPGELFRKHMFYTHYQVDARLVRDYYFKSGDTIAWLQDMGVVFNSVRPAFRARERTRAYADGEYTWHVVQPEDGSEPGPRAATTMTKRMTERAQDLGVEFMFETPATGLLTDDGGKVCGVAAKDKDGEEYEISCSSVIVATGGFGNNAKLIKENLGFEWGKDLFSFAVPGMDGDGINMCHAVGGGHTPVSMEMMYQIPDNMNHFYVEGAFRQPCYWCDRLGERFMPEDEIFNTTFVGNAINHLPGKVGYAIFDAKMLKHWKKSGPDIVSHVHPADLYEGFDEQWERDLADGYEPICQADTLEELAQKAGIDADGLLANVEEYNQMCTEGWDSLFEKEREYMQPLEKGPFYCCKQYVGAYGTLGGVLINHKMEVMTDDYKVVDGLYCVGTDACAIYGDSYNYCIPGNTMGFCLNSGRIAGENAAAGLFEY; from the coding sequence ATGAAGCAACTCGGGACCGACGTCGTTGTCGTTGCGGCAGGCCTTTCCGGCTTGGCCGCGTCCGTCGCTGCCGCAGAGAGCGGCGCGAGGGTTCTCACCCTCGAGAAGTCATCCACCACCGGTGGGGCCGCCAACATGGGCATGGGCCCGGCTGCGGCCGGATCGCCGGTCCAGAAGGCGTCGATGATCGAGGTGACGCCCGGAGAGCTCTTCCGCAAGCACATGTTCTACACGCATTATCAGGTGGATGCCCGCCTCGTGCGCGACTACTACTTCAAGAGCGGCGACACCATCGCGTGGCTGCAGGACATGGGCGTCGTGTTCAACAGCGTCCGCCCGGCCTTCCGCGCTCGCGAGCGCACCCGCGCCTACGCCGACGGCGAGTACACCTGGCACGTCGTCCAGCCCGAGGACGGGTCCGAGCCCGGCCCGCGTGCGGCGACCACCATGACTAAGCGCATGACCGAGCGTGCCCAGGACCTGGGCGTGGAGTTCATGTTCGAGACCCCGGCCACCGGTCTTCTCACCGACGACGGGGGCAAGGTCTGCGGAGTTGCCGCTAAGGACAAGGACGGCGAGGAGTATGAGATCTCCTGCTCGTCGGTCATCGTGGCCACGGGTGGGTTTGGCAACAACGCCAAGCTCATCAAAGAGAACCTGGGCTTCGAGTGGGGCAAGGACCTCTTTAGCTTCGCCGTGCCCGGCATGGACGGCGACGGCATCAACATGTGCCATGCCGTGGGGGGCGGCCACACGCCCGTGAGCATGGAGATGATGTACCAGATTCCGGATAACATGAACCACTTCTACGTTGAGGGGGCCTTCCGCCAGCCCTGCTACTGGTGCGACCGCCTGGGCGAGCGCTTCATGCCCGAAGACGAGATCTTCAACACCACCTTCGTGGGCAACGCGATTAATCACCTCCCCGGCAAGGTCGGCTATGCCATCTTCGATGCCAAGATGCTCAAGCACTGGAAGAAGAGCGGTCCCGACATCGTCTCCCACGTCCACCCGGCCGACCTCTACGAGGGCTTCGACGAGCAGTGGGAGCGCGACCTCGCCGACGGCTACGAGCCCATCTGCCAGGCCGACACGCTCGAGGAGCTCGCCCAGAAGGCCGGCATCGACGCCGACGGACTTCTCGCCAACGTCGAGGAGTACAACCAGATGTGCACCGAGGGCTGGGACTCCCTCTTCGAGAAGGAGCGCGAGTACATGCAGCCGCTCGAGAAGGGCCCGTTCTACTGCTGCAAGCAGTACGTTGGTGCCTACGGCACCCTGGGAGGCGTGCTCATCAACCACAAGATGGAGGTCATGACCGACGACTACAAGGTTGTCGACGGTCTGTACTGCGTGGGCACAGACGCCTGCGCCATCTATGGTGACTCCTACAACTACTGCATCCCGGGCAACACCATGGGCTTCTGCCTCAACTCCGGGCGTATTGCCGGGGAGAACGCGGCGGCAGGCCTGTTCGAGTACTAG